Proteins encoded by one window of Bacillus sp. 2205SS5-2:
- the fliQ gene encoding flagellar biosynthesis protein FliQ, which yields MNAEMVISLAERGVYTTLIVCAPLLLLALVVGLLVSIFQATTQIQEQTLAFVPKIVAVMVGVIFFGPWMLSFLLSYTTEIFTNLTRFVG from the coding sequence TTGAATGCAGAAATGGTCATCTCTCTCGCTGAGCGAGGAGTCTATACAACATTAATAGTTTGTGCTCCATTACTTCTTTTAGCTCTTGTAGTAGGACTACTTGTGAGCATCTTTCAGGCAACAACGCAAATTCAAGAACAAACGTTAGCCTTTGTCCCGAAAATTGTTGCAGTAATGGTTGGGGTTATTTTCTTTGGTCCATGGATGTTATCCTTCCTGTTGTCATATACAACAGAAATTTTCACGAATTTAACACGGTTTGTAGGATAG
- the fliP gene encoding flagellar type III secretion system pore protein FliP (The bacterial flagellar biogenesis protein FliP forms a type III secretion system (T3SS)-type pore required for flagellar assembly.) produces the protein MNEVMELFNTGSPETVSSSVRLLLLLTVLSLAPSILILMTCFTRIVIVLSFVRTALATQQMPPNQVLIGLSLFLTFFIMAPTLQQVNDEALTPLFNEDISLEEAYEKAAVPFKDFMSKHTRQKDLELFLAYSKAEKPDSIQDIPLTSLVPAFAISEIKTAFQIGFMVFIPFLVIDMVVASVLMSMGMMMLPPVMISLPFKILLFVLVDGWYLVIKSLLQSF, from the coding sequence ATGAATGAAGTGATGGAACTTTTTAATACAGGTTCTCCTGAAACGGTTTCCTCATCTGTTCGACTTCTGCTTTTGTTAACGGTTTTATCTCTGGCTCCAAGTATTTTAATCTTAATGACGTGTTTTACTCGAATTGTGATTGTCTTATCCTTTGTTCGAACAGCTTTAGCAACCCAACAAATGCCTCCTAATCAGGTGCTTATTGGGTTATCCTTGTTTTTAACGTTTTTTATTATGGCTCCCACATTACAACAAGTAAACGACGAAGCTTTGACTCCGTTGTTTAATGAAGACATCTCTTTAGAGGAAGCTTATGAGAAAGCAGCTGTTCCTTTTAAAGATTTTATGAGTAAACATACTAGGCAAAAAGATTTGGAGCTGTTTTTAGCTTATTCAAAAGCGGAAAAACCCGACAGCATTCAAGATATTCCACTAACATCTTTAGTTCCAGCCTTTGCCATTAGTGAAATCAAAACCGCCTTTCAAATTGGGTTTATGGTTTTTATTCCCTTTTTAGTGATAGACATGGTGGTGGCTAGTGTGTTGATGAGTATGGGAATGATGATGCTTCCGCCTGTTATGATCTCTTTACCTTTTAAAATCCTTTTATTTGTTTTAGTGGATGGCTGGTATTTAGTGATTAAATCGTTATTACAAAGCTTTTAA
- the fliY gene encoding flagellar motor switch phosphatase FliY, with protein MMMSDMLSQDEIDALLRGTADEAESKPNIKVEEYLSSFEQDTLGEIGNISFGSSATALSTLLNQKVEITTPTVTVIEQANLQDEFPQPYVAIQVHYTEGFIGANLLVIKQSDAAIIADLMLGGDGLNPSSDLGEIQLSAVQEAMNQMMGSAATSMSTVFTKKIDISPPTIDLMYLPGGEGSENIPNQDMLVKISFSLKIGSLIDSNIMQLVPLTFAKSLVDELLNQGNTNETKSDTIEENPPKTAKIRAAQQQVPASLEPMGTITPTPQTQPLGKPHAPQHFGGLGNGESVQVQPAAFTSFGTPQLQEHEAQNLNMLLDIPLQVTVELGRTNRSVKDILELSSGSIIELDKLAGEPVDILVNSRLIARGEVVVIDENFGVRITDIVSQSDRLKKLK; from the coding sequence ATGATGATGAGTGATATGCTCTCACAAGACGAAATTGATGCTCTTCTTCGCGGAACAGCAGATGAAGCAGAAAGTAAACCGAATATAAAGGTCGAAGAATACTTATCTAGCTTCGAACAAGATACCTTAGGTGAAATAGGGAATATCTCATTTGGAAGCTCAGCAACAGCGCTCTCAACCTTGCTAAACCAAAAAGTAGAAATCACAACGCCCACAGTAACGGTGATTGAACAGGCGAATCTACAAGATGAGTTTCCACAACCCTATGTGGCCATCCAAGTGCATTATACGGAAGGATTTATAGGAGCGAATTTACTCGTCATTAAACAATCTGACGCAGCGATTATTGCCGATTTAATGTTAGGTGGGGATGGATTAAATCCTTCGTCTGATCTCGGTGAGATTCAATTAAGTGCTGTTCAAGAAGCAATGAATCAAATGATGGGATCTGCTGCTACCTCAATGTCGACCGTATTTACGAAAAAAATCGACATATCACCTCCGACCATTGATTTGATGTACTTGCCGGGAGGAGAAGGTTCCGAAAATATACCTAACCAGGATATGCTCGTTAAAATTTCTTTCTCACTAAAAATTGGGTCTTTGATTGATTCAAATATTATGCAACTGGTTCCACTTACCTTTGCGAAAAGTTTAGTAGATGAATTATTAAACCAGGGCAATACAAACGAGACAAAATCCGATACAATAGAAGAGAATCCGCCAAAAACTGCGAAAATTCGAGCGGCTCAACAGCAAGTTCCAGCATCGCTAGAACCAATGGGGACAATAACACCGACACCACAAACACAGCCATTGGGAAAACCTCACGCTCCTCAACATTTTGGAGGATTGGGGAACGGAGAAAGCGTTCAGGTTCAACCTGCTGCCTTTACATCCTTTGGAACACCGCAATTACAAGAGCATGAAGCGCAAAATTTAAATATGCTGCTTGATATTCCTCTACAGGTGACAGTTGAGCTTGGTAGAACTAATCGATCGGTAAAAGATATATTAGAATTATCTTCGGGATCGATTATAGAACTAGATAAATTAGCGGGTGAACCTGTGGATATATTGGTGAATAGCCGCCTCATCGCTAGAGGTGAAGTGGTTGTAATTGATGAGAACTTTGGCGTTAGAATTACAGACATTGTTAGTCAAAGCGATCGTCTAAAAAAATTAAAATGA
- the fliR gene encoding flagellar biosynthetic protein FliR: protein MDQIVPIFSVFLLIFVRVASFFVTMPLFSYRTIPAQHRIGFSAIIAWIMYYVVAAEPIPIDGIYFLLILKESMVGLLVGFAAYMIISAIQIAGGFIDFQMGFSIANVVDPQTGGQTPITGQYLYTFALLLLLALNGHHLLLDGIYYSYEFIPLNQAWLPFKDPALAEYMITSFSAVFAIAFQMAAPVVATLFLVDIALGIVARTVPQLNIFVVGFPIKIGVSFVVLFIVMGVMMALIGQLFELMLVTMREFMVLLGSYQE from the coding sequence ATGGATCAAATAGTGCCAATTTTTTCTGTTTTCCTTTTGATCTTTGTGAGGGTAGCCTCTTTTTTTGTGACAATGCCGTTGTTTTCTTATCGAACGATTCCAGCTCAACATCGCATTGGTTTTTCTGCCATCATTGCCTGGATAATGTATTATGTGGTCGCTGCTGAACCGATACCGATTGATGGGATTTATTTTCTTCTTATCCTAAAAGAATCAATGGTGGGACTTCTTGTCGGTTTCGCAGCTTATATGATTATCTCTGCCATCCAAATTGCTGGAGGTTTTATCGATTTTCAAATGGGATTTTCAATCGCAAATGTTGTAGACCCACAAACAGGAGGACAAACGCCCATTACGGGTCAATATTTATATACGTTCGCACTATTATTGTTACTTGCTTTAAACGGCCACCATCTATTGTTAGATGGCATTTATTATAGTTACGAGTTTATTCCCTTAAATCAGGCTTGGTTGCCTTTTAAAGATCCTGCGTTAGCGGAGTACATGATCACTTCATTTAGCGCAGTATTTGCCATCGCATTTCAAATGGCAGCTCCCGTGGTAGCAACACTATTTTTAGTCGATATTGCTCTTGGTATAGTTGCACGGACTGTCCCACAATTAAACATCTTTGTTGTAGGCTTCCCGATAAAAATTGGTGTCAGTTTTGTCGTCTTATTTATTGTAATGGGAGTAATGATGGCGTTAATAGGGCAACTTTTTGAATTGATGCTTGTAACAATGAGAGAATTTATGGTGTTATTAGGGAGTTATCAGGAATGA
- a CDS encoding response regulator, whose protein sequence is MANKILIVDDAAFMRMMIKDILVKNGYDVVAEAADGAQAVEKYKEFKPDLVTMDITMPEMDGITALKEIKGIDSSARVIMCSAMGQQAMVIDAIQAGAKDFIVKPFQADRVLEAIGKTLA, encoded by the coding sequence ATGGCAAACAAAATATTAATCGTCGATGATGCAGCATTTATGAGAATGATGATCAAGGACATACTAGTGAAGAATGGCTATGATGTTGTGGCAGAGGCAGCAGACGGGGCACAAGCCGTTGAAAAGTATAAAGAGTTTAAACCAGACTTAGTCACAATGGATATTACAATGCCAGAAATGGACGGTATCACAGCTTTAAAGGAAATAAAAGGAATTGATAGTAGTGCCCGTGTCATTATGTGTTCTGCAATGGGACAACAAGCAATGGTAATAGATGCCATTCAAGCTGGGGCAAAAGATTTTATTGTTAAACCGTTTCAAGCAGATCGTGTTTTAGAAGCGATTGGTAAAACTCTCGCATAA
- the fliM gene encoding flagellar motor switch protein FliM, which produces MSSEVLSQNEIDALLSALSTGEMSADDFKKEEEEKKVRVYDFKRALRFSKDQIRSLTRLHENFSRLLTTYFSAQLRTYVQITVASADQIPYEEFIRSIPKMTILNVFEVPPLEGRILFEVNPHIAYAMMDRVMGGKGSSVNKVDNLTEIETKIMSNLFDRAFENLREAWSTIANIDPLLSDFEVNPQFLQMVSPNETVVVISLETIIGETSGMINICIPHVVLEPIIPKLSVHYWMQTEKKEREPIEVEALQQRIKKAFVPVVAELGNSQISIEDFLMLDKGDVIELNQKIDSPLVVKVGDVPKFTAQPGKVSKKLAVQVLDSLKKGDDDDE; this is translated from the coding sequence ATGTCTAGTGAAGTGTTGTCTCAAAATGAGATTGATGCCCTATTATCAGCTCTATCAACGGGTGAAATGAGTGCAGATGATTTCAAAAAGGAAGAAGAAGAGAAAAAAGTTAGAGTATATGATTTTAAACGAGCTCTTCGTTTTTCCAAGGACCAAATAAGAAGTTTAACGCGCCTTCACGAAAATTTTTCGCGACTATTAACGACCTATTTTTCTGCGCAACTACGGACATATGTTCAGATAACGGTCGCGTCAGCGGATCAAATTCCATATGAAGAATTTATCCGATCCATACCGAAGATGACGATATTAAATGTATTTGAAGTCCCTCCTCTAGAAGGGAGGATACTATTTGAGGTTAACCCACATATCGCCTATGCCATGATGGACAGGGTCATGGGTGGAAAAGGGTCAAGTGTGAATAAGGTAGATAATTTGACTGAAATTGAAACAAAAATTATGTCTAACTTGTTTGACCGAGCATTCGAAAACCTTCGAGAAGCTTGGTCGACTATTGCTAATATTGATCCTTTATTATCGGATTTTGAAGTCAATCCTCAATTCTTACAAATGGTATCTCCAAATGAAACCGTTGTGGTCATATCTCTAGAAACCATCATTGGTGAAACGAGTGGAATGATTAATATATGTATCCCTCATGTGGTTTTGGAACCGATTATTCCGAAACTATCGGTTCATTATTGGATGCAAACGGAAAAAAAAGAGCGGGAGCCCATTGAGGTGGAAGCTCTACAACAACGCATTAAAAAAGCGTTTGTGCCGGTTGTTGCTGAATTGGGGAATTCCCAAATTTCAATTGAAGACTTTCTAATGCTGGACAAAGGGGATGTCATTGAGCTTAATCAAAAGATTGATTCACCACTGGTAGTAAAAGTCGGGGATGTCCCTAAATTCACAGCCCAACCTGGTAAAGTAAGCAAAAAATTAGCTGTACAAGTTCTTGATTCTTTGAAGAAGGGAGACGATGATGATGAGTGA
- the fliO gene encoding flagellar biosynthetic protein FliO, which produces MLTIKYIHRIVIAILIASFIGWGTPHPQAYVNPTVDDCFLNPNAEGCKEDLIDSDPTPVDNEIVAGPGVSVWDFIKMIFALIFVVGLIYLLLRFINQRSRAFQQTKLIHNLGGTPLGGNRSVQLVKVGERILVVGVGEDITLLKEIDNQGEYQEIINSFQQTQDTVLQANNPITKFLTKGQWKKREEESESSFGSLMSSQLAEMKKGRKNMLNELNKEEKKQDE; this is translated from the coding sequence GTGTTGACTATAAAATACATTCATAGGATTGTTATTGCCATATTAATAGCGAGCTTCATCGGGTGGGGAACACCTCACCCGCAAGCTTACGTAAACCCCACTGTTGATGATTGCTTTCTAAATCCTAATGCTGAGGGCTGCAAAGAGGATTTAATCGATTCTGACCCTACACCTGTAGATAATGAGATCGTTGCAGGACCTGGTGTTTCAGTGTGGGATTTTATTAAGATGATTTTCGCTCTTATTTTTGTCGTGGGTTTAATTTATTTGTTGTTACGATTTATTAATCAAAGGAGTCGAGCTTTCCAACAGACGAAACTAATACATAACTTGGGTGGTACGCCTTTAGGTGGAAATCGCTCTGTTCAACTCGTGAAGGTGGGAGAACGAATTCTTGTAGTGGGTGTTGGAGAGGATATTACTTTGTTAAAGGAAATTGATAATCAAGGTGAATACCAAGAAATTATTAACTCATTTCAGCAAACCCAAGATACAGTGTTGCAGGCTAACAATCCCATAACTAAGTTTTTAACTAAAGGTCAATGGAAAAAAAGAGAGGAAGAGTCAGAGAGTTCTTTTGGTTCTTTAATGTCTTCCCAGTTAGCAGAAATGAAAAAAGGGAGAAAAAACATGTTAAACGAACTCAATAAAGAGGAGAAAAAACAAGATGAATGA
- the flhB gene encoding flagellar biosynthesis protein FlhB — protein sequence MTYLSLDLQFFSGEKTEEATPKKRQESRKKGQTAKSQDMNTAFVLLAVFLFFTFGGSFFGGIVFTLFHHTFEDYLFMPLSVNTIETIAVEIFGQMMLLMGPIMLVAMIAAFVGNYLQIGFLFSAEPLTPKLEKIDPIKGFKRIFSMRAIVELLKSILKITFVGMATFIVLYSRIDEVLTLSFKSPATSVKIMLSLTVQMGISASVALLFLATFDYLYQKYDFEKNIRMSKQDIKDEYKNSEGDPLIKSKIKQRQREMAQRRMMQEIPQADVVITNPTHFAIALKYDEAKADAPIVVAKGVDFVAQKIKLIASEHDIIMVENRPLARALHDNAEIGESVPEEFFKAVAEVLAYVYRIQNNI from the coding sequence ATGACCTATTTATCCTTAGATCTGCAGTTTTTCTCTGGTGAAAAAACAGAAGAGGCAACACCCAAAAAACGACAAGAGTCTAGAAAGAAAGGGCAAACCGCTAAAAGCCAGGATATGAATACAGCTTTCGTATTGTTAGCTGTTTTTCTATTTTTTACTTTTGGTGGAAGTTTTTTTGGAGGAATTGTTTTCACTTTATTTCATCATACCTTTGAAGATTATTTGTTTATGCCCTTATCCGTCAACACGATTGAGACCATTGCCGTTGAAATTTTTGGGCAAATGATGCTGTTAATGGGACCCATCATGCTAGTAGCTATGATTGCCGCTTTTGTGGGGAATTATTTGCAAATAGGCTTTCTGTTTTCAGCTGAACCTTTAACCCCTAAATTGGAGAAAATTGACCCCATCAAAGGATTTAAGCGGATTTTTTCTATGAGGGCAATTGTCGAACTATTAAAATCGATTCTGAAAATCACTTTCGTCGGAATGGCAACCTTTATTGTGCTCTATTCACGAATTGATGAGGTCCTAACATTATCTTTTAAAAGTCCTGCTACCTCTGTGAAAATCATGTTAAGTTTAACCGTTCAGATGGGTATTAGTGCGTCTGTCGCCTTATTGTTTTTAGCTACATTCGACTATTTGTATCAAAAATATGATTTCGAGAAAAATATTCGTATGTCTAAACAAGATATTAAAGATGAGTATAAAAATTCCGAGGGTGACCCTCTCATCAAATCAAAAATCAAACAAAGGCAAAGAGAAATGGCGCAAAGAAGAATGATGCAAGAGATTCCTCAAGCGGATGTCGTCATTACCAATCCTACTCATTTTGCTATTGCCTTGAAGTACGATGAAGCAAAAGCTGATGCGCCAATTGTCGTTGCTAAAGGAGTAGATTTTGTCGCACAAAAGATAAAATTGATTGCTTCTGAACACGATATTATCATGGTCGAAAATCGTCCATTAGCTCGTGCTTTACATGACAATGCAGAGATTGGCGAAAGCGTACCAGAAGAATTTTTTAAAGCAGTTGCGGAAGTGCTTGCCTATGTTTATCGTATACAAAATAACATTTAA